The Deefgea tanakiae DNA segment CGTGCCAGTTTGGAAAGGTAAAGCCGATGTGGTCAGCGTTGGTTTTATGAATGATCAATTTATCACCGTACCGAAAGGCGACGCGGCGAAAATCAAAATTGAACTCACCAGCCAGCAGCCTTTGATTGCGCCGATTAAAGAAGGCCAACAAATCGGCACGCTCAAAATCATTCTCGAAGGCAAAGTATTGTCGGAGCGTCCAGTCGTAGCGGTAGCCGCAGTCGAAGAAGCCAATATCTTTGGTCGTGCGTGGGATACGATGCGTTTGTGGTGGAAAGGGATTTTCGGTTAATCTCTGAGCTTGCAGCAAACATCAAAAGCCCAACGTTGTTTGGGCTTTTTTGTACGTATATCTATACAGCCATTCATTTTAAATGAATAGATTAATATACTAGCTGACCTATTGTATTTAATTAGTGCGCCTTCGGCACGTTAGTTTTGAGTCGCAATCCGCGACGAGGACTTACTTCTCTTGCTTCGCCAAGAGAAGTAAGCAAGAGAAGGCGACCCCACGCCTGCGGCCCTCCGGGCTTCCCTCGGTCGGTCCTGAGCCAAACAATAAAACCGTTTGTCTCACTCCACTCGCTCGGCGATGGGCGTCAGGGGGTTTCAAACCCCTGCACGATGAGCGCGCTAGGTTTAAAATACCCAACAAATGATTCGCAAGGCCACACGATGTATAACTCAGACCCACAGCACGGCATTACGCTGGAAAAAATGCTTACCGATTTAGTCGACCATTTTGGCTGGGAAGAACTAGCGCGGCGGATTCCGATTAAGTGTTTTTCCAATAATCCATCAATCAAATCCAGCCTCACCTTCCTCCGTCGCACGCCATGGGCGCGGGCGCAGGTTGAGGAATTGGATGCGAGAATGCGGCGGTAATGAAAATGCCAGCTTATTAAATAAGGATGAATTTTGATAAATTGCCATTATGTACCGCGGTTGATTTTACGCCATTTTGCTGATGAAGAGAAAATTCAGTACTGTGACTTAGAAAAAAGTAAAGTAGAAAATAGAAACATCAAGTCTACTTTTGCCGAAAAGGGATATTACCCAGAAAAAATTGAAAAGGAATTGTGTTACAAGATTGAGAGCCAGTTCGCCAATCTTTTGAATAATAAAATTTTAAAAGAACGTTATAAAGTTTCTCTCTCAAGAGAGGATCTCTTTATTCTTAAGAAGTATCTTATTGTTACTGCTTTACGATTTAACGTAACAGAAGCAATGGAAGGCGTGGGTGCTGACCCTAATTTTGTAAAAAGTTATTCTGAAAATTTTTATCATAACATCAATAAAGTGCTTGCTTGTGCAAATGCTGAAGAAATATTTACGTATATAGATATTGATGCAGATGAAGCACTAGAAAGGGCAAGTAATAGTGAGCGTTATGGCGAAGTAAAGCTATTTGCGCACATAAAGAACATTCTTCATTCCTATATTGCAATCGTTAGTACAAATCAATGCAAGGAAGATTTAATTATTCCAGACACTGGATTTTCTTATAAAGCAACACATCTCAATTTCGGTCAAGGTGGGGCGTTTGATAAATGCATGTACACACTAAATTACGCATTAAAAAGTGGAAACCCTTTCTTGCTTCAGATGTCGCAGATGCTGACTCCGTATGACTACATGCTTTTTCCTGTGGCCAAAAAAATGGCCATTGTCTCATTTAGTGTATTTTATAAATTCTTTGATAATAAATCAGGTTTTTCTGGTTTGCTGCCGCTCAATGGAATGACTGTAAGTGAATTAATTGGTTTTGGAAGTTCTGATATTGTTGAACCACCAAAGGTAAACCTGCAAAACGGAAAACCAGTAGGGTATGAATATGGGATAAAACAATTGTCAAAGAAAGATGTTATCTCGCTTAACACATCGATGCTTAATACTGCTGAAAATTATTTTGGCTATTGTGATTTGGAATCAATTAGATCGAGCGTAGAATCCTATAACTCACTCAAGAAAAACGAACGAAGATACGATCTTCGTTACATCCTTGAACCGTAATTCCGTAGGTTGGGCTAAATGAAATGCAGCCCAACGTTTACCGCGAATGTTGGGCTTCGCAAACTCAGCACCAACCTACCAAATAAGAACTTGGAGTTAGCGGCAAAGAATACGCCGTAAAAACGTATTTTGCTTGCTTCACCACAAAACCAACCTCGCCCATTTCGCTTAAACTAGCACCTAATCCGTCATCGAGTCATCACCATGTTGTCACCCTGCTCTACCTTAGAAACGCCCCCCAATCCAGAACTCATCACGCTGGCGCAAGCGCATTTGCGGGATGTGTTGACGATTGCGTTTGAACACATCGATGGTGAACAGCAGGCGGTGGTGGTGTTTGATACTCGCTGTGAGTTGGCGGCGACGTTGACAGAGGCGTATCGGCTAGCATTGCCGAATGCGCTGTTCATTAATTTTGACGCCAGCACGCCCGAGCAAGTGTTGGCGGCGTTTGCGCCGTTAGCGGCGAAAGATTTGGTGGTGTTGGTGCAATCGACGAACTTTCGCCTCGAAGCCTTCCGCATTCGCGTTGAGCTGTTTAAGCGTGGCTTGAAAGTGATTGAGCATCCGCATTTGGGGCGGATGGTGGGTGATGAAGTACCGACGTATATCGATTCGCTGGCCTATGATGCGGCGTATTACCGCGGCGTTGGTCATGGACTCAAAGCTAAAATCGACAGCGCCAGCCGTGGTCTGGTTGATAGTGGCGAAGGCAATGTGCTGCACTTTGCTGCGCCGTTTGAATCGGCCAAGCTCAATATTGGCGATTACAGCCAGATGAATAATATCGGCGGGCAATTTCCGCTCGGCGAAGTGTTTACCGAGACGCAGGATTTTGCGGCGGTAAATGGACGGATTCGCGTGTTTGTGTTTGGCGACACGCGCTACCGCGTGAACCGCCCTAGCCTGCCGATTACCTTGGTGGTTGAACAGAGCCAAGTCGTTGCCGTGATTGATTCAACGCCCGAATTTGACGAGATGATGGCAATGATCCGCGCTGATGAAGGCGGCGTGGTGTGGGTGCGGGAATTGGGTTTGGGGCTAAACCGAGCGTTTAGTTTTGATCGCACCGTGAGTGATATCGGCACCTACGAGCGCATGTGCGGGATTCATT contains these protein-coding regions:
- a CDS encoding VF530 family protein, with protein sequence MYNSDPQHGITLEKMLTDLVDHFGWEELARRIPIKCFSNNPSIKSSLTFLRRTPWARAQVEELDARMRR
- a CDS encoding DUF4238 domain-containing protein; translated protein: MINCHYVPRLILRHFADEEKIQYCDLEKSKVENRNIKSTFAEKGYYPEKIEKELCYKIESQFANLLNNKILKERYKVSLSREDLFILKKYLIVTALRFNVTEAMEGVGADPNFVKSYSENFYHNINKVLACANAEEIFTYIDIDADEALERASNSERYGEVKLFAHIKNILHSYIAIVSTNQCKEDLIIPDTGFSYKATHLNFGQGGAFDKCMYTLNYALKSGNPFLLQMSQMLTPYDYMLFPVAKKMAIVSFSVFYKFFDNKSGFSGLLPLNGMTVSELIGFGSSDIVEPPKVNLQNGKPVGYEYGIKQLSKKDVISLNTSMLNTAENYFGYCDLESIRSSVESYNSLKKNERRYDLRYILEP